The Microplitis mediator isolate UGA2020A chromosome 4, iyMicMedi2.1, whole genome shotgun sequence nucleotide sequence TGTCAGGATGCTTGCCTGACCCTATGAGACTTTCATGTGGAGTGCAGAGGTCTAGCTGAAATGCTAGCGCTCCAAAATAGGGACTATGGACTAGGTGTAAGAGATCagtttttgttattatgattGGCAGGACTCAGCGATGGTTTAGTGACCACTATCGCTGTGGAAGCCGCTATTTCTGGTCATTTTTGGAGTTTTGGGTTTTGTTGGTAGGCCTCAGTGGACAGCTTTGACCAGTGTGCTGCTGAGGGTAACCGTTggtcacttaaatttaagaattttagtCTGCGATCTCACCGAAGCCAAGTCCAGGAGAGCGCACTTATTGGGATATCCATACTCAATATCGAGTTGAAGTTATGGAGGAAAGTGTAGAGAGTCGGTATAAATGGCGATGATGTTTTTAGTTTGAGGAGTACAGTAAGAGATTCGACTCTGGTCGCTCGAAGCGAGCAGACGTGTTCAGGAGTGATGCTTCAGAAAGCTACAGGTTGGAGTTATCGTTACAGAAGTATTGTTTAAACAGTGTGAGacgttacttgatattttattcatcagtAATCAGGTatgagataattattataaataattaatcgagtttGAGTTAGAATCTTGAGGTATTATGCTACGGTTTTAGTTAAAGAAAAGATGTAAGATCTgtgaaaattatgagaaagTAGTTACAGTTTTGAGTCAGGTTCGCGAtctaatgttaatattatttttataaaataattatagggaATATGTTAGtcagtaagttaattattgccTAATGAACGTCAAAAATGAGATCCAGGTACGTTAGTCGTACGATTTTTGCTACAGCAAGTATGCTAGAGTAACAAATTTAAGATTATGGTTCCCGTTCACCGAGTACTATTTGAGTATCGGTTGGCtccagttatttaattatttttaattaattatttttaattaatttagttataagGTTTTGACGCGCATCATTTAGATGCCAAGTTGCCGTTCGGATTTACTGGATCGTTGTATTTTTCGGATTCAGTATTTTGTTATAGAGAGTaagattatttgtattatgttctagtatttgatttattttattgttaaataaaaattgcaaatcatttaataatttacacgaGTTTGGGATGATTTAACCCGGACCACTCCCTCTCTCCATAAACCTACACACTGAGCGACACCACGGCATACCGTAACTCTGTTTTTAGTGCTCCAGTCTCTGTCTTGTTTTGCTATTAAGTTTGAgcattttagtttaaattttgaattctattTTATGCGTGGTTTTGGTgataattccacagatcaaaaattatccacCTCATTTATGCGTggtttatgaaataattccacagatcaaaaattattaaaattttcgtaatttactggtttggtgattccagtgataaaaattacctggcgcccTATTAGTATCGAGACTGAAGGCTAAGGACAGAGAACGAAGTTGTAGTGCAAAGATTAGCGTATAATTTTTgcgttataatatatatatattagggtggtccgtttggaacgactattttttttttttcgctcccactgaaaaatattgttgtagacattgaaaaaaaaattctctgaaagttttagctcttgattttaattctaagtactttacatttgattttgaaattttcccatttaaaatacataggaaagttgggattttttttttaattctctataactcagccgcattttaagttatcgggtcaccgtttgcggcattttttaggtaatttgatactcttcaaaagtttcCTTAATAGTATTACTCtgactttaattgttttttctgtatcggttctgaaaataatttttttaataataatttggatttttagttgatattaaccaaataacgaaatttacagaaaaagtgcagataacgattttttaggaaattttattcgctacaaaaacggtcctcttagttaagtagcttaagttctccgttcacgtgatatagtgattttagtaattttgtaaataaaatatttgtcaaaaatttttccgaagttcatcaatttgaccccttttgattttaatgactggattaaattaatgaaaggaaaattatttattgattcaaaattgaaatgaaatagcatttggtggaattttttgacaaatattttgactttttatgtaaatttcgttatttagtgaatatcaactaaaaacccaaattattattaaaaaaattattttcagaaccgatacagaaaaaacaattaaagtcagagtaaaactattaaggaaacttttgaagattatcaaattacctaaaaaatgccgcaaacggcgacccgataacttaaaatgcggctgagttatagagaattaaaaaaaaaaatcccaactttcctatgtattttaaatgggaaaatttcaaaatcaaatgtaaagtacttagaattaaaattaagagctaaaactttcagagaatttttttttcaatgtctacaacaatattttttagtgggagcgaaaaaaaaaaatagtcgttccaaacggaccaccctaatatatatatatatatacaagcgaacatcaaattttaaataattttttaatttgaaaataaacaatttacaCAGCCAACGTGGTATGTGTAAACGacggagggggggggggtactTCATCCTGCATGCTTGTTTTGAGTCTTAATCAGTCAAACTTATAATTCTCTCTACATGACATTGCGGCTGCTATCTATAATATCAAGCCTAAACGAGCGGCTTTTACTACTACAACCATCTCTCTGTCATAACAGAATGAAACTATTGATGCTCATAAATTGATTGGtaacaaaacaataatataatttttttttaaagtttttataaaattgaaagtagTCACTTAGTAAATGATGcattattttgataatataaattatttagaagggctaaataattttgtttctaCGTTCCAAGTTGAAAATGCTTAAATAACTACAAATTAGTAAATCGCCAATCGATCGGTATAacaaactgtaaattttattgttaaaaattaaaaaaattgaattgtttaGCACTTCTTTACTTTATTTTGAACACTCTTACAAAGTTTCatagtataaaattaattacattttaaaaaaaaatggtttgacaaattaattatcgaCTGCGGTATCTAAATCTGTTGGCATGTCTCCTTAAGACCTAAAATATGACTAGCACTTTGTCAAGCATTGACCAAATTAAAATCTATAGTGAccatttatatacttttgattttcattaaattaaactttgaTGTGAGTCTGTCCGTTAATTTTGGGGTTCCAATATATTTTAGGTGACCTTGGAATTTTAAACTTctctttttgaattttttgttcctgaccaattaatgataatatttgaccatttttttacTCCTCCGGTACCGTCAGAATAACGGCTAAACGATCATTTCCAATGAGGTTGGGGcgctatgtatttttttaacctaACTACTGAAAATTGCATTTTCTAGCGCACAGACTGCTGACCAAATTATAAATCGCGTTGACCATTTAATAGCACTTAATTTCCATTCTAACAGTATGTCCCTGGAGTTTGAATGTTGAATTTCCcgtgctaaaattttttatatgaccttggaattttaaactcaaaattgTAAGCAACAAAACCGTGACCAAATTATGAAAGTTACTGACCAAATATGACCAATTATTCCAGTTGTTAGTGGGTTCAATATTCGTACTTTCACGTGCTAACGTTGTGGAGCCGATAAGTACTATTATTATCTCGCAGGGAAATATATAGATGTGAAAATTCTATGCAGAATAAATTACGTTTTCTTTACTATGAGttgaaaactgaaaatttattggagtAAGAATATCTTTTCTCAgagtaagtaaatattttttgagccaagaaattttttttcgtcttaagaaaatttttgttttcaattaataatactaaaaatttcttgcaccaagaaattcttttttactgggtattcattaaaatgattaaacaaGGGTTGAAACTTTTATAATaaagtgaataattttttagtttattgatttatcaattcgtttattataattaatgatatcgaaaatttatgataatttttaatgcttgcagtatatttaatatatgtcAATACACTGtgcttttaaacttttgacaaacataaacataataattcaaataaaaatgagaAGAATATTGAACAATACTctcttaattaaaatttgttttttaattctcatatttattcttgatttaaattttcgtaaaatatttattaagtaatGGAAAATATGATGTTAATGATTTAGTAATGGATAACATATTAACAGTCACAAAAACAgataaattgtttaaataaaagtaacgataagtatatagataaataaaatccaataacggaaaatatatattcaatagTAACCAAACATTTGATGATACTAATGTATTACATACTGATTAATGTGGTTACCTGGCGTGTAGGTGCAAAAAGTATAAggcttatttaaaaaagataaagaTTCATTAATACGTAGAGTTTGTAATAGATATTCCACTTGCCGTCATATAATTTCTAATCAGTTTCCTATACTTcacttattttaaatattcatatacTTGAATTCTTAttattggattttttaataaaaaaaaatttttaagtattttaatctGCGTAACAATGACATTTTGCtacattattaattgaattatgatattttaaatgatatctTCAAAGATTTTTTATAGCTATAGTTATCTTTTTAAtgatggaaatttttatatctatttattatttttaaaaaactcttcaaatttttttttagttttattgtcGGATTGCGATTTGGCCATCTGACCTAATGgtcagttcgggctatctatatttttctcaatttatctataaattgtcttattgagaaggttatttgcatgtttgcatgtttaggtttccactacaTAAAAATGGTTAGCCTTACGGCGGGATTGactttttgtcaatttttttggtaggtttatttcatttattgaaatttttgatgatttatTTCCCTAAACATTGCATATTGTTGGTTCTACGGGTGTCATCTTATTTGGAAGGAACGAATCATTGTTGTTCGTATCTCTAACACATGTATTTGACTCATTTATTGAGATCGGTAATGGTTCTGAGCTTTTTTCAAGTTCTAGTGACCCACAGGGTGGTAATTCAAGATTATTTTCTTCTGTAAGTGCGATTAAATCTCTTTCACTTGACGTTTCTGTTATTTTCAATACCGTATTTCTGGATGTAATAATCTCAAGAGTGCTAAACGGAATAGTTTTTGTGGACGATGattcttaattaaaattatttttattccatgGTGAACATAAGTTTCTTagcttattaattttttgtaatcttGAATGAGAAGaagattttgaaatattgTAGTCGATTTCAGTAAATAAAACTTCAAATTCTCTATTACGTTCCATTTCATCTATACTCCGAGAGTGAATAAcatctaaatttaaatcaataggTACATCAGCTATACTAAAATCCAATAAGCTATAATTGATAGTAGCAAAAACATCTTGAGGTAATGATGAATGAGGTTGTGTTACGTCGAGATCGAGcgggaaaatatttaatataaaatttattttatacggtataaaaatttttattcctcgTGCGAAGCAACTTTGTTCGGtagtcttttttttctgttactTCTTATCTTCGACAGCTATACAGAAGGCTAACAAAGGAATTTCTAATCAGACCACCCAAATGCAGTTGTGTGAGCCGATCACTCCTACATTAAAATCATAACAGAGGTACATCATAAACGGTGACTAAGAGTCTAGCGCAAAGAGTCTTCAACCGCGACTCTTTACCTCCCGCTGAGTGCCACCAAATTTAACTAGCCTCTGTTCGATGCGGCATCCGGTCTTTTGTTCAATTAAAAGTTGATCCATATTctaatatcttttttatacACGACAGTACATTTATTCCtctttaataaaagaatatgaAATCGCGGTAACTGCttcttttattgttgactgcaTTTTTGAGTTGTGCTGAATTGAGAGTAATTAGCTTTTTCTGTGCTTTGAGACGTTTTAATAAGTCTAAATTTTGTTCTGTAAGatcactcaattttttttctaatgctTTCACTTTCGTTTCAAGCTTTGAAATGACGTCAATTGTGTTTTCGTTCTCTATACGTTgattttttctgtaattatcaaatttcgCTTCTAAACCATGAATAATTATATCAATATCTTGTCGCATCAAAGATTCCTTCATTTAATGATTGAACTTCATGTTGAATAATGTTTTGTGCACTTCTCAGAGGAATCGCATCGCTAGAGTTTTTGGGGTCTGCAATATTACACAACCGTTTGTTGTCAATATCAAACTGACCATCGTCTGTAATTTTAAATCCTGGACCTGGTGGTCCACGACGGCCAGTTTTAGATAACTTAGTTTCAGACTGCCGCCCAAAAATATCGATACTCATGGCTCGAAAGTTCAATAACAAATGATTAGTATTGATTGTTGCATGCCTATTAGTAAATAATTCCTGCTTCACGAAGTTCTTCAATAATGGAAATAATTTCATTGGAATGGTTAGTATATCTGGCTGCTTGTGATGCCATCAATAATTTCAGTCAATCAACAATTTCATTAGGATCATCCCAATAGACATAGTCCATCTTTAGTCCTGCTCGAGGTGCTATTTTGTACTTGGGTAATCCTTTCCCCTTTTTTCTCGGTGACTCGacatatttttctatatactgTCTGTATTTGATACTGTTATTTTTACGAATACTATTTTCagcattataattttttcgatgtgcattagtatttttgataatagtgccataatttttagaatcatTTGCAGTTATCATAGAACTGTTTGGACATTTATTGAATAACAATTCTATTAATCCTGGTGTTGTTGAATAGCTCCGATCACCTATATGAATTGAATCTTCATCAAACTCAATTTCCGAGTTCCCAATCATTAAAGTACCCTTCAATCTTCGCACACCAGTTTGCATATCTAACGAATGATGTTTTGAATACAacatctttaaatattttgatattgaATCAGATTTATCCGCTATTATTGATGTGCTTGTTGCGGAAATATTATCTGGCTGGAGTTGATTCTTCATCATCACCCTCAACCCCCGCGTCACGTGCACTTATTTCACTATAATCAGGAACagttgaatcattttttttaatttcatgttTCAACGTTCTAAAGTTTTCACtggttatttctttttttatttgattcgaAGAATCTACCAATTTTTTCAGCGGTTAAACAACAGGTTTAAACATTTCATTGGCTGCAAGTTCACTGCTGTCTATACTTAATTTAAGAAGCTTGTGTTTGTGACGAATTACAGCACTAGCCTCAGCTACCTGCCGTAAGATATCGCTTTGCTCCTgcatctttttacttttcatgtTGTTTGTATGAAGATTGCAGCATAACTGAATAATTTACGTATCACAACTATTATTTATGCACATAAAAGTATCAAATCCCTTTCTATAACGTCCACTATTGAGTTCACTGTCTTTATCAATCATAATAAAGTTATACTTATCATGATTCCAACATGCAGTGCACATGTCTTTGAATTGTTGATAAGACATGTCAGTGTTAACGTGATCATTGTAAATGTGTTTAAGATTCATCTCATCTTGGCGAAAGATCATGAGCAAATTCGCATTATCTCGTATTAGGTGTTTCGGGATTCGAGTATAAGTCTGACAGAGATAAAAACTATCAACGTCTTTGTGTCGTCCCATACAGAAAAATGCTCTTATATGATCCTGTTTTTCACACGCTACATCATCAAATATCATGACTGAATTAGGTTTTGCATCTTCAGGTTTGACAACCTGTTCATGATCGTTAAATGGATAGTTACCAACACCTTTTACAGGTTCTATAATATTTTCCAAAAACTTGTACTTTGGTTGATTCAATGACTTGAaatagacatatatatttccAAATCTCAATCCATTTGCATGAGTTATCAGAGTTAAGAGCGCATTTGTTTTGCCGCAGTTGGATGGTCCACAGAAAACGGCTCTCACGCTGTTGGGTAATATTGGGTAATAATTGACCATGAcgtttttgtgattttttttcatgttccGTAATGTTGTCGAAATTCACCACTGGAAGCGCTGTTGGTTGTTTCTCGAACCGCATCTTGACAGCAACTAATAGCTATCACGAGAGACATACCTTTATAAACCTTAAGgttactttacaattttttctataagtaCTTACATTCTCTAGAATAGAGATTAGTCATTGATATGACATGCTTGAGTGCAGACGTAAACGTGGTGCAAGCCtcgtaaataatattatcaacaAACTACCACTCGAATTGCACATACCGGGGTATCAGTACTGTGGACCTGGTACCACATTATCAAAGAGGTTAGCTCGAGGTGATTCTGGAATCAATCCTCTCGACGTTGCATGCAAAGAGCACGACATTGCTTACTCGAATAACAGAGACAATCTTGCTGCTCGTCACGAAGCTGATAAAGTACTTGCTGAAGAGGCGAGGCAACGTTATCAAGCAAAAGACGCTGCTATTGGTGAGAAAGCTGCTGCTCGGAGTGTAAACAAAATTATGAAGGTAAAAAGACGATTTGGTATGAAGAGAATCAAACGAAAGAATGGTAAAAAGAAGACTGGTAGGAAAAAAAGTAGTAAAAAGCCACAAGTAGCACTGAAACAGATTGTAACAGCAGCTAAAAAATCTATGCAAGCTGGTGGTGACCCAATTTAAAGTGCTCTCAAGGGAGCTCGTCAAGCTGTCAAAAAGTCTGGTGGGAAAAAAAAGATCAGGCTACCACGAGTTTTACCAGTTCCATCGAAAATTGGTGGTGTACTTccttttttgattccattgtTTGCCGGCTTATCAGCTACAGGGGCTCTCGCTGGTGGAGCTGCAGCAGTTGCTAAAGCTGTCAATGATTCTAATGCAAGTAAACAACAGCTAGCTGAATCTAAACGACATAATTCTTCAATGAAAGCAATAACTCTGGGAAAAAGACTATACCTACGACCATACAAAAAAGGTATGGGTCTCTATCTACGACCCCATCCAAAAAACATGTAAAGCGACCACATCGAGCTCTCACTGATATCGATATACGGAAATTTGCGAGTATAATGGAAATTCCACGTTTTCGAGGtgtttttatgagaaataatcTACCTAAATCTGGACCATGGATTAATGAATCAGCAGTCGTCAATCTTGATGACAAGGATGGACCTGGAACGCATTGGGtggcttataaaaaatttggaaatcatgtcatttattttgataGCTTTGGTGACCTTCAACCACCTAGGGATTTAATGGAATACTTTGGTGTTGGTAGCGTAAAATATAACCATAAAAGTTATCAGGAATATAACACTATAATTTGTGGTCATttgtgtttaaaatttttgagtggaAAGCTATAAATTGGTACTACATGCTGAATAACAATCAGTCATGAATGAATCGTTTACGTTAACACTATCAAGAAAGTCGTCCATCTTGGAGGCAAATTACTTTCCTCCAATTGAGTTATCTccgacaaaaaattaaaggctAGGGCTCATTGAACTGTTAACATTTAACTCGATACCTAATATCGATGTTGGTCATAATAAATTCTACATAACTACAAGATTGGATGATAAAAAATCTAGCAAAAAAGCATATAAACCCCCTGATAAAAAAGTAGTAACAATACCAACGGGCAGTTATGAAATTGaagatattgaaaattatctcaTTGAAGCATTGCTAGATGTCTCTCTAAGTCTAAGACCTAATAACAATGAACTTCGATGTCAAATAAAGTGTAATTATCAAATCGATTTTCAACCATCAGACTCTATTGGACGTCTTCTACGATTTTCTGCTAGAAAACTTAAACCAAATATAACTCATCAATCCGACTTGCCTGTTACAATACTCAGTGTTAATGCGCTTCGGGTTGAATGCAATATTACAGCAGGTGCATACATCAATGATAACAAAATGCACACGATTCATGAGTTCTTTCCAACAGCCTCACCAGGATATAAAATCAACGAAGTACCTTTACACATCATTTATCTTCCAGTCACAGTGCAAGCAATACATACTCTTATacatacaattaaaaattgttaatgaagctggaaaaatagttaatttccGTGGAGAAACAGTAACTATTCATCTACATATAAAATCTGTTGATAAATAATGGGTATTGTACATGACAGCAAAGTTGGTAGAAGCTATATTAGTCAGAGGGGATGGCGAGGAACCGTCAGTCGTCGCACATCTCCCAGAGAGTTAATACGTCAAAACATAATATTCTTCAAGAGTCTAGGCCTTCGAATATGTGGTGGGAGAAAGTAAAATACGATGCCGCTGCCTTATCTGTATAATATCATGGAGGAAATTTTAGGAATTCAACGTGGTGTCATTATTGATGAAACCATTGCTCATTATGAAGTTCATGCGCATCAACCATATGCATCTTTAACTTTCAACAATAACGATGAGGTTCGAATTGTTGTGCAAAACcaaaatctttatttattaccaagTAAAAGTACCTTGCATATCTACGGTAGACTAACAAAAAGAGATGGAGCTACTGCAGTTGCAACCACAAGCATGATTAATATGGGTATATGTTTCCTATTGAGAGAAATACGTTATCTTTTGAATGGCGAAGAAATTGATCGCATTAACAATGTTGGGTTAACGTGTGCTATGAAAGGATACTTATCACATAGTCCCACTCAAATGACTACATTGGAAAATGCTGGATGGTTAGAAAGCGATGAAAATTCATGCACGGATGCTAATGGATACTTTGATGTGTCTATTCCACTTAGTTTACTGAGTGGATTTGTCGAAGACTATCATCGAATTGTTCCCAACTGTCAACATCAACTGATAATATCGAGAACACAAACTGATGCTGATGCAATGTTACAACCTGCAGCAGAAGaggtaaaaattactctgcacAAAATTGAATGGATGATACCTCATATTAAAGTAGCTGATCAGCATAATATTCAACTTCTCAACTACATCACTAGTGATCCATTAATATCAATGAGCTATCGAACCTGGGAGTTATACAAATATCCACTCCTGCCAGCTACAACAAAACAGATTTGGGCAGCTAAAACATCGAATCAGCTGGAGAAACCTCGCTATGTTATTCTGGGTTTCCAAACTGCACGAAGAAATGCACTGGATAAAAATGCTTGTGAATTTGACCATTGTAATATTCGTgatgtaaaattatatttaaattcccAGTGTTATCtttatggaaatttaaatattgatattgCACACAATCAATATGCACTGTTGTATGAAATGTAcactaattttcaaaagtcaTATTATAATAGAGACTCACAACCTCTATTATCGAAAAAAGATTTTCTCTCAAAAGCACCGTTGATTGTTGTTGACTGTTCAATGCAAAACGAATCTCTCAAGTCTGGACCAGTAGATTTACGCCTGGAGTTTGAATCTTCAGCAGCATTTGCAGCTCACACTGCAGCTTATTGTTTGATTTTACACGATcgaattgttaattataaccCGATTAGTGGAACTGTACGAAAatgagtataaaaatattgattactttaagaattaataaacatttttttctattttataataaatgatttattatttatacctTTTAAATTTAGTCGTAAGTAAATACAGTCCCGTTGGCTTGACAGGTAAAGcgtttgttaattatttgtatgtaGGTAAGTATGTAGGTTCGAATCTCTTAGCCTGTCAAACCAACGGgactgtatttttttaatagaaataaaaacacaTAATTGAGAaaagaaattgtttttatttttctttctataCAATGAAGGACTATTGGCTTCGACAGATTGACATTGAGAACAATCACGTTTTAGAGGTTTGCGACTTTCCGCAACGTCACCAGTATCAGAATTAACATGTTCTTGACATCTTCGGAACCCTTTGATTTCTTTATCATTCTTCATATCTTCTGATAACAATTCCCAAGCATCTTCAACATCTCCTTTTGCGAATAATTGTATACAGTCATTTGATAGTTGAGCAATATCTTTGGGAGTCATTTTTAAGATACTTTCTCCCGACTGTAGGTAAAGAAGGATTGACTTGTATCGACTGTCGGTACCCCAGCGACGTTTATACCATTCGTACATGCCATAAGCATTTTGACATGCACACTCGGGGTTTTTGATGTATTTATGGTACATGTTGTAGTTGCAGTTGAAagattttttgaatcctcGATATTCCATCATGTTGAGTTGAATGACTGGAACCGATGTACCGATTTTCTTTTCAAGCCAATGTTTCTTTGCCTCT carries:
- the LOC130667153 gene encoding uncharacterized protein LOC130667153; protein product: MPLPYLYNIMEEILGIQRGVIIDETIAHYEVHAHQPYASLTFNNNDEVRIVVQNQNLYLLPSKSTLHIYGRLTKRDGATAVATTSMINMGICFLLREIRYLLNGEEIDRINNVGLTCAMKGYLSHSPTQMTTLENAGWLESDENSCTDANGYFDVSIPLSLLSGFVEDYHRIVPNCQHQLIISRTQTDADAMLQPAAEEVKITLHKIEWMIPHIKVADQHNIQLLNYITSDPLISMSYRTWELYKYPLLPATTKQIWAAKTSNQLEKPRYVILGFQTARRNALDKNACEFDHCNIRDVKLYLNSQCYLYGNLNIDIAHNQYALLYEMYTNFQKSYYNRDSQPLLSKKDFLSKAPLIVVDCSMQNESLKSGPVDLRLEFESSAAFAAHTAAYCLILHDRIVNYNPISGTVRK